The following proteins come from a genomic window of Lolium rigidum isolate FL_2022 chromosome 5, APGP_CSIRO_Lrig_0.1, whole genome shotgun sequence:
- the LOC124655489 gene encoding p21-activated protein kinase-interacting protein 1-like yields the protein MALIAGSYERFIWGFSLKPITATSPSSSDGTLALAPLFSYPAHAGPIRCVAAAPRAGLAASGGADDSVRLYDLPTAADLGPLLDPCAAVSALAFHSIGPVPRNLLAASDDGLLHLYDADGFALLSSLRVFPRGREAADAVAVHPSGRVALAVGRAGGLAMLNLLRGRRSFACRLERPASAVAYAEDAAGGDRFVMAAEEKVTVHDSEDARIIHEMRCDKRVLAFAPAKNGVLYTGGEDRGITAWDLSSGKVSSRIEGAHSTRVKGIVVFDNRNDGSELSTLVASASSDGVIRIWDARMTGNEKPTPLAEVNTKARITCLAGSSLK from the exons ATGGCTCTCATCGCCGGATCCTACGAGCGCTTCATCTGGGGCTTCTCCCTCAAGCCCATCACCGCCacatccccctcctcctccgacggAACCCTCGCCCTCGCCCCGCTCTTCTCCTACCCGGCCCACGCGGGGCCCATCCGCTGCGTGGCGGCCGCGCCGCGCGCGGGGCTGGCGGCCTCGGGCGGCGCCGACGACTCCGTCCGCCTCTACGACCTGCCGACCGCCGCCGACCTCGGCCCGCTCCTCGACCCCTGCGCCGCCGTCTCCGCGCTCGCCTTCCACTCCATCGGGCCCGTGCCCCGCaacctcctcgccgcctccgacGACGGCCTGCTCCACCTCTACGACGCCGACGGCTTCGCGCTCCTCAGCTCGCTCCGCGTCTTCCCGCGGGGCCGCGAGGCCGCCGACGCCGTCGCCGTGCACCCCTCCGGCCGCGTCGCGCTCGCCGTTGGCCGCGCGGGGGGGCTCGCCATGCTCAACCTGCTCCGCGGCCGCCGCAGCTTCGCCTGCCGCCTCGAGCGCCCCGCGTCGGCCGTGGCTTACGCTGAGGACGCTGCCGGCGGGGACcgattcgtgatggccgccgaGGAGAAGGTCACcgtgcatgactccgaggacgccaggATCATCCATGAGATGCGCTGCGACAAGAGGGTGCTCGCCTTCGCCCCTGCAAAG AATGGAGTACTTTACACTGGAGGCGAGGATCGTGGTATTACTGCTTGGGATCTGTCCAGCGGCAAGGTTTCATCGCGCATTGAGGGCGCTCATTCAACTCGAGTAAAAGGGATTGTCGTTTTCGATAACAGGAATGACGGGTCTGAACTGAGCACCCTAGTTGCTTCGGCTTCATCCGATGGCGTCATAAGGATCTGGGATGCCCGGATGACTGGAAACGAGAAGCCTACTCCATTGGCAGAGGTCAACACAAAAGCAAGGATAACATGTCTTGCTGGGTCATCATTGAAAT GA
- the LOC124655401 gene encoding kinesin-like protein KIN-14R: MHQDTPDYIRRGAAARVRIAPLELFSAPEPSPAKAAAAATATSVLGAAAPEAGAQEEEATGCQDGGDGDCCGQLRQEYRSLLREKGECRRLLEDLIRENEVKSKECHEAQTSLRELQMELMRKSMHVGSLAFAVEGQVKEKSRWCQLLKDLSEKFKVNLRREIESVNKLTLYFHDLQALKSEHQVLQQESEEYKRCLSDATQMTTTIHQYVNQYASLECEFKDLKEKFSEEAKERRDLYNKLIEIKGNIRVFCRCRPLNTEEIAEGASMAIDFETAKDGELVVRGHVSSKKVFKFDSVFNPEEDQEKVFEKTAPFATSVLDGYNVCIFAYGQTGTGKTFTMEGTDGARGVNYRILEELFRVIKDRHDLFQYEITVSALEVYNEQIRDLLLTGSQPGATTKRLEVRQVAEGVHHVPGLVEARVANMDEAWDVLKTGSKARVVGSTNANEHSSRSHCIHCVMVKGENLMNGDRTNSKLWLIDLAGSERVAKTDAQGDRLKEAQNINKSLSALGDVISALATKSQHIPFRNSKLTHLLQDSLSTHLSSSVLAIAGGDSKTLMFVQISPNENDVGETLCSLNFASRVRGIELGQARKQVDVGELSRYKLMVGRAKQDCKNKDTQIKSMEETIQSLEAKNKAKDLLTMNLQDKVLRADLHITCTLSVMHEESTCLTLLIFFQIKELESQLLVERKIARQHVDNKIAQDVERKQQQILKEENSSFLRSPMSERNLNSTADRPAAKNFGIAKQMLSDSNSEAYSFNQLMSLAEEKENNPEAAQLRLSAKARRVSLCNGAYQQPANSASRRNSLIPLPRRNSLMPLPIAGKPAGAAAASPLDKIKEYSSPPLPCSPPVMSNDKGSRSKRINSILRRSLQKKVVIRPPMTGQAGRRGTGAATQGVDCARRTAARRVPLSGGPAAAGAPRAGHQNRDKERGWNTGTSFRNF; the protein is encoded by the exons ATGCACCAGGACACGCCCGACTACATccgccggggcgccgccgcccggGTCCGGATCGCGCCGCTCGAGCTCTTCTCAGCGCCAGAGCCGTCTCCCgccaaagccgccgccgccgccaccgccacctccgtGTTGGGAGCTGCCGCGCCGGAGGCCGGtgcgcaggaggaggaggccacgggTTGTCAGGACGGG GGTGACGGTGACTGCTGCGGCCAGCTGCGGCAGGAGTACCGCTCGCTGCTCAGGGAGAAGGGGGAGTGCAGGAGGCTGCTGGAGGATCTGATCAGGGAGAACGAGGTCAAGAGCAAGGAGTGCCACGAGGCGCAGACCTCCCTGCGCGAGCTGCAGATGGAGCTCATGCGCAAGTCCATGCACGTCGGCTCTCTCG CATTTGCAGTGGAAGGGCAAGTGAAAGAGAAGAGTCGCTGGTGCCAACTACTGAAAGACCTGAGCGAGAAATTTAAGGTG AATCTTAGACGTGAGATTGAGAGCGTGAATAAACTTACGCTTTATTTCCACGATCTGCAGGCCTTAAAGTCGGAGCACCAGGTTTTACAACAAGAATCGGAGGAATACAAAAGGTGCTTGTCGGATGCTACACAGATGACTACAACGATTCATCAATACG TGAATCAATATGCGAGTTTAGAATGCGAATTTAAGGACCTCAAAGAGAAGTTCAGCGAGGAGGCAAAGGAACGCAGGGATCTTTACAACAAGCTTATTGAGATCAAAG GTAACATTAGAGTGTTTTGCCGCTGCCGGCCGCTGAACACGGAAGAAATAGCAGAAGGAGCTTCAATGGCGATTGACTTTGAAACTGCAAAAGATGGAGAGCTCGTTGTCAGAGGTCATGTATCTTCGAAGAAAGTTTTTAAGTTTGATTCGGTCTTCAACCCTGAAGAAGACCAAG AGAAAGTGTTTGAGAAAACTGCCCCATTTGCGACTTCTGTGTTGGATGGATACAATGTTTGTATCTTTGCTTACGGACAAACCGGCACTGGGAAAACATTTACAATGGAAGGAACTGACGGTGCTCGAGGGGTTAACTACAGGATTCTAGAGGAGCTCTTCCGAGTCATCAAGGACAGACATGACCTTTTCCAATACGAAATTACTGTCAGCGCCTTGGAGGTTTACAATGAACAGATCCGTGATTTGCTCCTGACAGGGTCTCAACCAGGTGCAACAACAAAAAG GTTAGAAGTAAGACAAGTTGCGGAAGGAGTTCACCATGTACCTGGACTGGTTGAAGCACGAGTAGCCAACATGGATGAGGCCTGGGACGTCCTAAAAACTGGAAGCAAAGCCAGAGTTGTTGGTTCTACAAATGCTAACGAACACAGCAGCCGATCACACTG CATACATTGTGTTATGGTCAAAGGAGAAAACTTGATGAATGGAGATCGCACAAACAGTAAACTATGGCTAATTGACCTAGCCGGAAGTGAGCGTGTGGCAAAGACAGATGCTCAGGGTGATCGGCTGAAGGAAGCACAAAATATTAACAAGTCCCTTTCTGCACTTGGGGATGTCATATCTGCTCTTGCAACTAAGAGCCAGCATATACCCTTCAG GAATTCAAAGTTAACGCATTTGCTGCAAGACTCACTAAGTACGCATTTATCTTCTTCTGTGCTGGC CATTGCAGGTGGAGACTCCAAAACTTTGATGTTTGTTCAAATTAGCCCAAATGAGAATGACGTGGGTGAAACTCTTTGCTCGCTGAATTTTGCGAGCAGAGTGAGGGGGATAGAGCTTGGACAGGCAAGGAAACAAGTTGATGTTGGAGAACTGTCAAGATATAAGCTTATG GTTGGGAGAGCCAAACAGGATTGCAAGAACAAAGATACTCAGATAAAGAGCATGGAAGAGACAATCCAATCCCTTGAAGCGAAGAACAAGGCCAAAGACCTGCTCACTATGAATCTCCAAGACAAGGTACTTCGAGCTGACTTGCA TATAACTTGCACGCTTAGTGTTATGCATGAAGAATCAACATGTTTAACATTGCTCATCTTTTTCCAGATCAAAGAGTTGGAATCACAGCTGCTGGTTGAAAGAAAGATCGCAAGGCAGCACGTTGACAACAAGATCGCCCAAGATGTCGAGAGAAAGCAGCAGCAAATCCTGAAGGAAGAGAATTCATCCTTCCTGAGAAGCCCCATGTCGGAGAGGAACCTCAACTCCACCGCAGACAGACCAGCAGCCAAAAATTTCGGGATCGCAAAGCAAATGCTTTCGGACAGCAACAGTGAGGCCTACAGCTTCAACCAGCTGATGTCTCTTGCGGAGGAGAAGGAGAACAACCCTGAAGCTGCCCAGCTGCGCCTGAGCGCAAAGGCTAGGCGAGTGTCATTGTGCAATGGAGCCTACCAGCAACCAGCGAACTCGGCTTCCCGTCGCAACTCGCTGATACCGCTTCCCCGCCGCAATTCGCTGATGCCTCTGCCCATAGCTGGCAAGCCTGCTGGAGCAGCAGCAGCTTCACCCCTTGACAAGATCAAGGAGTACTCTTCACCACCGCTGCCATGCTCCCCTCCTGTGATGTCCAACGACAAAGGCAGCAGGAGCAAGAGGATCAACAGCATCCTGCGGCGCAGCCTGCAGAAGAAAGTGGTCATCAGGCCACCAATGACAGGGCAAGCAGGAAGGAGGGGGACTGGTGCCGCTACCCAGGGCGTCGACTGTGCTCGCAGGACAGCGGCACGGCGCGTGCCATTGAGCGGTGGCCCTGCCGCGGCAGGTGCACCGAGGGCTGGGCATCAGAACAGGGACAAGGAGAGAGGGTGGAACACCGGGACAAGCTTCAGGAACTTCTGA